The sequence below is a genomic window from Mycetohabitans rhizoxinica HKI 454.
GCCATATACGAGTCTATTCCAGCTTACCCAATCACCACTCCGAAAAGGACGTACTTCCTTAAAAGAACAGCCGGCGCTGGCGAATGCTTGGCGAGGCCGCTTTGTAAGCTTCGCCGTTACAATGTTCATGGTGTGCCCAAACGATACCCGCTAGCCAATCGACGAACTGCAAGCAAAAACTGTCTTTGCTCTCCCACGGCGTTGTCTCTAACCTTATGTTGGCGCCACTGCCCGCGAGTTCGGTGCACAAATACTCGTGGAGAGAATGCTTGAGTTCGATTTTCAGTGACCGCACATCGGGAATAAAGGATACGGAGTCGTACCCACTCATGACTTCCAGCAGTAACAGCTTCGTCATGTAATTATAAAGGCTGTTCGGGCTACGCCGGAAAGCGGCATTGACAGCGTCCTTGCGCACTGTAATTGAGACGAATTGTACGTCTGGGCACTTATGGTAAATTTTCGCCAATTCGCCGGCGAAATTAATGCGCTCGCGCGCTGACAGGTGAACGGATTTGAGCTCGTTACGCGCGGGGCGACCTCGCTGCTTGTAGACCCCGCGCACGACGCGCTCGAGTAGCCGTTCGCAGCCGTCCGGCATGATGGCGGCCGCGAGTGTGAAGAAGCGACTGGAGCCGCCGCGTTGATAGGGCGCATCCAGTTTCCAGCCCAGACACCCACTTTCGTCTAGATAGATCGTCGCGCGCATATAAAAATAGCCTCCCAAAGGAGGCTATCGAAAGAAGTGCGGTACCCGGACCTGACGTACTCGAAGTACGCTTACGATCACTGACGCCGATTTGTCGCAGGGACTCCGGGCCTATTTAAACCGCAGCGCCGCTATCAGCACATTATGACGACAAAAGCACTGTTTTTCAAGCGCGCCGTGGCAGTTTGTCGAGGCTAGGTTCAACCACGCGCCGCGTTACCAATTGATCCGATGCCCGTCACATCTTCGAAGATCATGCTCCCAGCGCGAAGAACGACCGGACGGCTTGGCGTGTGATGCGTCAAGAGGTAATTTCTCGACTCAGAAAGTCTTGCCATCGGTGCAATGCCTCCGATGGCACTGTGCGCGCGATGCCAGTTGTAGTGATGCTGCCAGCTTGTTAAGACTTCGCGGCGATGCGCGCAGCTTTGGTAGGTCCAGGCATCAGCCCACTCGCGCAAGGCTGACTGGTGGAAGCGTTCAGCCTTGCCCTTGGTCTGAGGGTGATAGACCGGTGTCAATTTGTACCGAATGCCCAGCTCCTAACAGGCCCGAGCGGACTCACGTGAACGGGACGCCGAACCGTTATCGGTGGGCAGCCTGCAGAGGCGCACACCCAAGCCGGCGTACCACGCGACGGCATCGCGCAGAAACTGCACGGCGCGGGCCTGCTTCACGTCTGGGTGCATCGCCGTGAAGCAATCCGAACGTGGTCATCTCCGGCGACAAACAGATACTCCCAGCCCGCGCCGGCCATTGTATCTCGCCGATTGCCGGTGACACGATGGCCGGGGCGTGTGATGCAACCCAGTTTCTTGGTCTCAATGTGCAGCAGATCGCCCGGCGCCGCATGCTCGTATCGCTGAATCGGCTCCCGCGGTGGTAGGTCGCTCAAACAAGGCAGCCCGGCGCGCCTGAACACACAACTCTGCAGGTTAAAGCGAACGCGCTCGCCTGTCGAGCAATCTGACGCTGTAGCAAGCGCTGCTAGCGCAACGCCAGGACCTGCCAAGCCGCCGCCGGCGCGATAGCACGTGGCGAGGGGACTGGCCGCGAAGATGCATCTGTCAGCGCGGCTGCGCCGGCCGGTGAGATAGCGACCGAGCCATTTGCGTACAGTCGATGCCGTCACGCCGTGATGGCTGCAGCTTGTGCCACAGTTCAGCCATATTCAGTAATCTGCTGACCCTCTCAAGTCGACGAGCAAAGGTGAGCCGGGGATTCTGACAGGTGTTCATCCGGCTGAACTGCTGGAAGGCTGCGTGTCTGGCGACCTCAGTTGCCCAGACTCAGTCGGATGAACCATCGATACAACCTATTGAAGCTTCACCGCTAGCCGTCAATCACGCAAATAGATTTTCTTGCCTTTCTGCGCAACGCCACTGGTGAAAACCATACATCGCGCCTATTTTTGGGTGACTGGATTGTCAGTCGGCGTTTTAAGGTAAAATAAACGCTTATCGTAGTCGGTCCTGAATAAACCGCAGACGTTGGTGCAGTAAGGCTCTGAGGCCAGAATGGTGTTGTGGGAATTGCAAGAGGCAGGCATATTAATGCGAGATCCCTGCAAATTTCGACGAGGTTCAGATGGGTCCGAAGACGCCGGTGCCAGAGGGAGATTTGTTTCGCCAACCGCTGCGCGAGCAGATCAACTTGAAGCATCCGTTGGTTCGTCTGGCCGATCTAATTGACTGGGACCGATTGAGCGCAGCGATGAGCGCGAGCTTCGTGTCGCAGCGCGGCCGACCGGCAACGTCGCCGCGTTTGATCGCAGGGCTGTTGTACTTGCAGCACGCCTTCGACTTGTCGGATGAGGATGTGGTCTGGCAATGGCTGGAGAACCCGTATTGGCAGGTGTTCACCGGCGAGACGTACTTGCAGACCAAACCGCCGATCGATGCGTCGAGCCTGACGCGCTGGCGCAAGCGGCTAGGCGAAGCCGGCGTTGAAGAACTGTTGGCTGAGACAATCGAAGCGGCCAAACGCGCGAACGTCATCAAGACTTCGAGCCTGAAGCGGGTGATCGTCGATACGACAGTGATGGAAAAGGCGATTGCCCATCCCACCGATTCGCGCCTGCTCGAGCGTTGCCGAGAACATCTAGTCAAGGCGGCCGCCCGGCACGGGCTGAAGCTGCGGCAAAACACCAATCGCGAGGCTCCGCGCCTGGCAAGTCAGGTAGGCCGCTATGCGCATGCGAAGCAGTACAAGCGGATGAACAAAGCGCTGCGCACTTTGCGTTCTCGAGTGGGGCGCGTGATGCGCGATCTGGAGCGGCAACTCAATGGTGTCGCTGGGCAAACTCGCGCGGCGTTGGAAGAGCTGATCAGCCGCACGAAGCGGATTCTCACGCAGAAGCAGAAGGACAAAAATAAGCTGTATGCGCTGCATGCGCCGGAAGTAGAATGTCTGGCCAAGGGTAAAGTACACAAACCGTATGAATTTGGCGTGAAGGTGTCGATCACGACCACGCACAAGGAAGGTCTGGTAGTCGGCGCTCGTTCGATGCCGGGCAATCCGTACGACGGGCACACGTTGGTTGAAGCGTTGGAACAAGCAGCGATCCTGAGCGAGGTGCAGCCGCAGATCGCCAT
It includes:
- a CDS encoding DUF3800 domain-containing protein, encoding MRATIYLDESGCLGWKLDAPYQRGGSSRFFTLAAAIMPDGCERLLERVVRGVYKQRGRPARNELKSVHLSARERINFAGELAKIYHKCPDVQFVSITVRKDAVNAAFRRSPNSLYNYMTKLLLLEVMSGYDSVSFIPDVRSLKIELKHSLHEYLCTELAGSGANIRLETTPWESKDSFCLQFVDWLAGIVWAHHEHCNGEAYKAASPSIRQRRLFF
- a CDS encoding IS5 family transposase, with amino-acid sequence MGPKTPVPEGDLFRQPLREQINLKHPLVRLADLIDWDRLSAAMSASFVSQRGRPATSPRLIAGLLYLQHAFDLSDEDVVWQWLENPYWQVFTGETYLQTKPPIDASSLTRWRKRLGEAGVEELLAETIEAAKRANVIKTSSLKRVIVDTTVMEKAIAHPTDSRLLERCREHLVKAAARHGLKLRQNTNREAPRLASQVGRYAHAKQYKRMNKALRTLRSRVGRVMRDLERQLNGVAGQTRAALEELISRTKRILTQKQKDKNKLYALHAPEVECLAKGKVHKPYEFGVKVSITTTHKEGLVVGARSMPGNPYDGHTLVEALEQAAILSEVQPQIAIVDRGYKGVAIDEVKIYHPGLRRGITRGLRAMIRRRSAIEPAIGHMKSDGKLDRNWLKGALGDAIHAVLCGAGHNLRMILRKLRLFYALILLALLSFKTAAPSAA